In Bacteroidales bacterium, the genomic stretch ATCTGTATCCGTTATATGTTTCTCTTAGTTTATTATTTAACTCCTTGTAACCCACATTTTGTTTCTTTGCTATTCGTTTTATACTTTCTCCGAAATATTTATCAACTTCTTCTTGTGTAAAACCAAGGGCTGTACCATATTTAATGTTCATAGTTAAATCATCAAGATTATTAAGTTCGGAAAAAACAGAAACTTTTGAAAATTTACTTACTCCGGTTAAAAAAACAAACCTTAAATATTCTTCATTTGCTTTAATTACAGAGTAAAAGCCTTTTAATGTGTCTTTTATTCCTTTTCTTTCAGCTTTATTATTCACATTATCAAGAAGAGGTTTATCATACTCGTCAATTAAAATTACTACTCGGCCGATTTTATATATTTCGTCAATAAGTTCCCCAAATTTCTGATATGATCGTTTAGTTTCAAGTTTTATTTTATAGCTTTTTGCTATTCTGTCAACTGCAATAATAAGGTTTTCTTCAAGTTCATCAGCAGTTTTTGCTTGCATTATGTTTAAACTTAAATGAATTATCGGATATTTTTTCCAATCAAAATCTTTATCGTAAATATAAAGTCCTTTAAATAGTTCTTTTTCGCCTAAAAAAATTGATTTAAAGGTTGAAAGGGTTAAGGATTTACCGAATCTTCGCGGACGGGATAAGAAATAAATACCTTTCGGGTTGCTGACCAATTCGTATAAGTAATTTGTTTTATCAATGTAAAGATAGTTTAATTCAATAATATCTTTGAATGTATAAACACTTGTAGTTAAATTCTTTTTCATACCTGAATTAATTGTCTTTTGCAAATATACGATTTTATGA encodes the following:
- a CDS encoding ATP-binding protein, producing MKKNLTTSVYTFKDIIELNYLYIDKTNYLYELVSNPKGIYFLSRPRRFGKSLTLSTFKSIFLGEKELFKGLYIYDKDFDWKKYPIIHLSLNIMQAKTADELEENLIIAVDRIAKSYKIKLETKRSYQKFGELIDEIYKIGRVVILIDEYDKPLLDNVNNKAERKGIKDTLKGFYSVIKANEEYLRFVFLTGVSKFSKVSVFSELNNLDDLTMNIKYGTALGFTQEEVDKYFGESIKRIAKKQNVGYKELNNKLRETYNGYRFCEEKTTVYNPVSLTKFVMEERIKHYWFETGTPTFLLEIMKENNYNLMKLEALKLNAASFSTYEIENLIPEPLLFQTGYLTIKDYNQEYEEYTLSYPNLEVKSAFLNYLTGYYTPLRKEEAPQYQNELIRAVLRDDITEFMKILKVFFANIEYDLHINNEKYYQTIFYLVFTLLGFKISTEVKTANGRIDAVIETDTHTYIFEFKLFDTAKSALKQIEDKKYYEKYLLNKKQIVLIGVGFDKDTRNLKNDYELKMI